The following coding sequences lie in one Rhizobium binae genomic window:
- a CDS encoding TRAP transporter small permease: MSQEIHTPITAEEIGHEFEGHAPTANVSDYAPEDWITLIVFWLMAGCVFLQFFTRYVLNDSYAWTEEIAINCLIGVVFLGAVMCVRTSRHIQVDVFYHYMPAGLARVLATFVDIIRIGFFAYGCYLMWRYVDIVADEEMVTIALPRNIVFYSVLVAFVLMLIRAVIVFIANMRRGYSVLERPEEFQTVEG, encoded by the coding sequence ATGTCGCAAGAAATTCACACCCCCATCACGGCCGAGGAAATCGGCCACGAGTTCGAAGGCCACGCGCCGACCGCGAATGTTTCGGACTACGCCCCCGAGGACTGGATCACGCTGATCGTCTTCTGGCTGATGGCAGGCTGCGTCTTCCTGCAATTCTTCACGCGTTATGTGCTGAACGACAGCTACGCATGGACCGAGGAAATCGCGATCAACTGCCTGATCGGCGTTGTCTTTCTGGGGGCCGTGATGTGCGTGCGCACCTCGCGGCATATTCAGGTCGACGTGTTCTATCACTACATGCCGGCGGGGCTGGCGCGCGTGCTTGCCACTTTCGTGGATATCATCCGCATCGGCTTCTTCGCCTACGGCTGTTACCTGATGTGGCGCTACGTCGACATCGTCGCCGACGAGGAGATGGTCACCATCGCCCTGCCGCGCAACATCGTCTTCTACTCGGTGCTTGTCGCTTTCGTGCTGATGCTGATCCGCGCCGTGATCGTCTTCATCGCCAACATGCGTCGCGGCTACTCCGTTCTGGAGCGCCCGGAAGAATTCCAGACCGTCGAGGGTTGA
- a CDS encoding sialic acid TRAP transporter substrate-binding protein SiaP yields the protein MKRRLATILCTAAAIMATTVIAHAETVLKWAHVYETSEPFHTDSVWAAEEINKRTDGRYKIEVYPASQLGKEADINQGLKLGTVDIIISGSSFAARDYKPIGVTYFPYIFRNPDHLIAYTKSDVFKRLAKGYEDKTGNHIAAVSYYGTRHTTSNKPIAKCADMQGLKIRVPDVPAYLAMPRACGANTTPIAFAEVYLALQNGTVEAQENPLTTIEAKKFYEVQKNIILTGHIVDHLNTVISKQLWAKLSDEDKKIFGEVMQQAAERTTKTIAGKENSLVATFKEKGINVTEVDKADFEKTVMEKVKFEDFGYEKADWEAIRAIQ from the coding sequence ATGAAACGCAGACTGGCAACAATACTTTGCACCGCAGCCGCGATCATGGCGACGACCGTGATCGCGCATGCTGAGACCGTGCTGAAATGGGCTCATGTCTATGAGACCTCCGAGCCCTTCCATACCGATTCCGTCTGGGCCGCTGAAGAGATCAACAAGCGCACCGACGGGCGTTACAAGATCGAGGTCTATCCGGCATCGCAGCTCGGCAAGGAAGCCGACATCAACCAGGGCCTCAAGCTCGGCACGGTCGACATCATCATATCGGGATCGAGCTTTGCCGCACGCGACTACAAGCCGATCGGCGTGACCTACTTTCCCTATATCTTCCGCAATCCCGACCATCTGATCGCCTACACCAAGAGCGACGTCTTCAAGCGCCTCGCCAAAGGCTATGAAGACAAGACCGGCAATCACATCGCCGCCGTCAGCTACTACGGCACGCGTCATACGACATCGAACAAACCGATTGCCAAATGCGCCGACATGCAGGGCTTGAAGATTCGTGTGCCCGACGTGCCGGCCTATCTCGCCATGCCGCGCGCCTGCGGCGCCAACACCACGCCGATCGCCTTTGCCGAAGTCTATCTCGCTCTCCAGAACGGTACCGTCGAGGCGCAGGAAAATCCGCTGACGACGATCGAAGCGAAGAAGTTCTATGAAGTCCAGAAGAACATCATCCTCACCGGCCATATCGTCGATCATCTCAACACGGTGATCTCGAAGCAGCTGTGGGCGAAGCTTTCCGACGAGGACAAGAAGATCTTCGGTGAAGTGATGCAGCAGGCGGCCGAACGGACGACCAAGACGATCGCCGGCAAGGAAAACAGCCTCGTTGCGACCTTCAAGGAAAAGGGCATCAACGTCACCGAGGTCGACAAGGCCGACTTCGAAAAGACCGTGATGGAGAAGGTCAAGTTCGAGGACTTCGGCTACGAGAAGGCCGATTGGGAAGCGATCCGGGCGATTCAGTAG
- a CDS encoding FadR/GntR family transcriptional regulator, which produces MFSPVESRRLYRQVADQIRLMIASGELAVGQRLPAERELAEQLSVSRPTVREALIVLEVEGLVNIRMGSGIYVVRRHAANAGASDREPVEGPFELLQARAIIECAIAEEAAGCAKPEGVALLDEALMRMSGGVHEASTVLAADRAFHTGIAAIVGNATLVRVTGEMFDMRMTPYFAKLASHFEGPTTWRSALVEHQAIRNAIAAGDTAGAKAAMRVHLTMSQKRFSESFGEEFSGEEERGRNTRPAKVTDKT; this is translated from the coding sequence TTGTTTTCGCCAGTCGAATCACGCCGGCTCTACAGGCAAGTGGCGGACCAGATTCGCTTGATGATTGCGAGCGGCGAGCTCGCGGTCGGTCAACGCCTTCCGGCCGAGCGCGAGCTCGCCGAGCAACTGTCGGTTTCCCGTCCGACCGTACGCGAGGCGCTGATCGTTCTGGAAGTCGAAGGCCTCGTCAATATCCGCATGGGATCCGGCATCTACGTGGTGCGCCGGCACGCCGCCAATGCGGGGGCAAGCGACCGCGAGCCGGTAGAAGGTCCATTCGAGCTGCTGCAGGCGCGCGCCATCATCGAATGCGCCATCGCCGAAGAAGCTGCAGGCTGCGCCAAGCCGGAAGGCGTGGCTCTGCTCGATGAAGCGCTGATGCGCATGAGCGGCGGCGTCCATGAAGCAAGTACGGTCCTTGCGGCTGATCGCGCCTTCCACACCGGCATTGCCGCGATTGTCGGCAATGCGACATTGGTGCGCGTGACCGGCGAGATGTTCGACATGCGCATGACCCCCTATTTCGCCAAGCTCGCAAGCCATTTCGAGGGGCCGACGACATGGCGCAGCGCCCTTGTGGAGCATCAGGCCATCCGCAATGCGATCGCCGCCGGTGATACAGCCGGTGCAAAGGCCGCCATGCGCGTCCATCTCACCATGTCACAGAAGAGGTTTTCCGAGAGCTTCGGGGAGGAGTTTTCGGGAGAGGAGGAGCGCGGCCGCAACACGCGACCCGCGAAAGTAACGGACAAGACTTAA
- a CDS encoding Crp/Fnr family transcriptional regulator, with the protein MRAFESENVILAQLGDPELLALERILEPLRLPRNFELVHVGLPVSHYYFLENGVASMIATSPEGRKTEIGMLGRDGMSPPALTVEMERFSFHVMMQIGGHGRRVEAGALAGFLIGRPIVRRLLSRFLHTFFIQVANTALSNAVHKIDVRLAKWILMCHDRLEGEQIEITHEDMADMLGVRRSSVTEALHVLEGEHFIYSTRGLLIVRNRASLEAFAADAYNLPGITGHDWPQTSRHLIALAK; encoded by the coding sequence ATGCGAGCTTTCGAAAGCGAAAATGTGATCCTGGCACAGCTGGGGGATCCGGAGCTTCTGGCGCTGGAGCGCATCCTGGAGCCGTTGCGCCTGCCGCGAAATTTCGAGCTCGTTCACGTGGGCCTCCCGGTCAGTCATTACTATTTCCTGGAGAACGGCGTCGCTTCCATGATCGCGACCAGCCCCGAGGGCAGAAAGACCGAGATCGGCATGCTCGGCAGGGACGGAATGTCGCCACCCGCTCTGACGGTGGAAATGGAGCGCTTTTCGTTCCACGTTATGATGCAGATCGGCGGTCACGGTCGCCGAGTGGAGGCCGGAGCTCTGGCGGGCTTCCTGATCGGCCGTCCGATCGTCCGCCGCCTGCTTTCGCGTTTTCTGCATACTTTCTTCATTCAGGTCGCCAATACCGCGCTTTCCAACGCAGTCCACAAGATCGACGTCCGGTTGGCGAAATGGATCCTGATGTGCCACGATCGCCTGGAAGGCGAGCAGATCGAAATCACCCACGAAGATATGGCCGATATGCTCGGCGTGCGGCGCTCCAGCGTTACCGAGGCTTTACACGTTCTCGAAGGCGAGCATTTCATCTACTCGACGCGCGGACTGTTGATCGTCCGCAATCGCGCTTCCCTCGAAGCCTTCGCGGCGGATGCCTATAACCTACCTGGCATAACGGGCCACGACTGGCCGCAGACCAGCCGCCATCTTATCGCCCTGGCCAAGTAG
- a CDS encoding sensor histidine kinase yields MDRYLLPSDETEIYRHIVESARDYAIFAMDLDGTIVTWSAGAANLFGYSSPEIVGQNSVVIFTFEDQLAGALHKEIRLALTAGRADDNRWHVRKDGTSFWASGLMMPLLNTAGEIYGLVKIIRDRTQTLHQDEALRASEERLQLILKSAIDYAIFAFDRDGRIIIWNTGACRIFGYEESEILGCDSRILFLPGDRAEGALEREMAAAAERGRAENERFHLRKDGSTFWGSGLTMPLRAQRAGYLKVLRDDTERHFADEHQQIMLREMSHRVKNSLALVAAMLAMQARSARQEEVGQALRDAEARVGTIAEVHDQLWRQPHTETVDLADFLSSLCQRLEQSSSRHTVSVDADRCVIDADRAIQIALLVNELVTNSFKHAYPDVRGHVAVSARCIGEEIRFEVADDGKGLPPEFSPGERNGSSLGMKIVRGLVQQLKAELHIESREPGTGFVIRLPRNG; encoded by the coding sequence ATGGACCGATATCTCCTTCCGAGCGACGAGACGGAAATCTATCGACATATCGTCGAGAGCGCGCGGGACTATGCCATTTTTGCGATGGATCTCGACGGTACCATCGTGACTTGGAGCGCCGGCGCGGCAAATCTCTTCGGCTACTCCTCACCCGAAATCGTCGGACAGAACAGCGTGGTGATCTTTACATTCGAGGATCAGCTTGCCGGCGCTCTGCACAAGGAGATCAGGCTGGCGCTCACGGCCGGCCGGGCAGACGACAATCGCTGGCACGTCAGGAAGGACGGCACTTCGTTTTGGGCTTCGGGGCTGATGATGCCGCTTCTCAATACGGCCGGGGAGATCTACGGCCTGGTGAAGATCATCCGTGACCGCACACAGACGCTTCATCAGGACGAAGCTTTGCGCGCCAGCGAAGAGCGCCTCCAGCTTATTCTCAAAAGCGCTATCGATTACGCGATCTTCGCCTTCGATCGAGATGGGCGGATCATTATTTGGAACACCGGCGCCTGCCGCATCTTCGGCTACGAGGAAAGCGAGATCCTCGGTTGCGATTCGCGCATTCTCTTCCTTCCTGGCGATCGCGCCGAAGGCGCACTGGAACGCGAGATGGCGGCAGCGGCCGAGCGCGGTCGGGCCGAGAACGAAAGGTTTCATCTGCGCAAGGACGGGTCTACATTCTGGGGCAGCGGATTGACCATGCCGCTACGCGCTCAGCGCGCCGGCTATCTTAAGGTGCTTCGCGACGATACCGAGCGTCATTTTGCCGACGAGCACCAGCAGATCATGCTCCGAGAGATGAGCCATCGCGTCAAGAACAGCCTCGCATTGGTCGCGGCGATGCTCGCCATGCAGGCCCGGTCGGCGAGGCAGGAAGAAGTCGGCCAGGCACTTCGCGATGCCGAGGCACGTGTCGGAACGATTGCCGAGGTGCACGACCAGCTATGGCGTCAGCCTCATACCGAAACGGTGGATCTGGCAGATTTCCTGTCGAGCCTCTGCCAGCGCTTGGAGCAGTCGAGCTCGCGCCATACTGTATCCGTCGACGCCGATAGATGCGTCATCGATGCCGACCGCGCTATCCAGATCGCCCTCCTCGTCAACGAACTGGTGACGAACTCCTTCAAACACGCTTATCCCGATGTCCGGGGCCACGTTGCCGTCAGCGCCCGTTGCATCGGTGAGGAAATCCGTTTCGAGGTTGCCGATGATGGAAAGGGATTGCCGCCGGAATTTTCACCGGGCGAGCGTAACGGGAGCAGTCTCGGAATGAAGATCGTGCGCGGGCTCGTGCAGCAGTTGAAGGCCGAGCTTCACATTGAAAGCCGGGAGCCCGGCACGGGCTTTGTCATCCGGTTGCCCAGGAACGGTTGA
- a CDS encoding response regulator — protein MKSLSPLAGKTILIIGAPGFLSDDAKQALIACRASVAGPVVISSAMERLTEGLVFQAAIIDVSISDQMMLWLNEWLETRGIPFVFAHDQRSKPPRGGFVLSGRPADLDAIIAALFGPDLSYYH, from the coding sequence ATGAAATCCCTCAGCCCCCTTGCCGGCAAAACGATCCTCATCATCGGTGCGCCGGGATTCCTTTCGGACGACGCAAAACAGGCATTGATCGCCTGTCGGGCCTCGGTTGCCGGGCCGGTCGTCATTTCCAGCGCGATGGAACGCTTGACCGAGGGGTTGGTGTTCCAGGCCGCGATTATCGACGTCAGTATCTCCGATCAGATGATGCTCTGGCTGAACGAATGGCTGGAGACACGAGGGATACCCTTTGTGTTTGCGCATGATCAGCGGTCCAAACCGCCTCGGGGCGGCTTTGTCCTTAGCGGCCGTCCTGCCGACCTTGACGCGATTATCGCGGCGTTGTTCGGGCCAGACCTCTCCTATTATCATTGA
- a CDS encoding Crp/Fnr family transcriptional regulator, with translation MEDEQLNFRNELLRAMGPQERELLLPHLEPVTLDVPLILETEHTPVSDVYLLESGLASIVARFPGGRDIEVGIVGREGMTGAAVVLGGNQSANRTFMQVSGHGFKLPARILSAAMEESRSLRGLLLAYVQALLAQTTSTVLANGHAKLEERLARWLLMVHDRTDGMTIWLTHEFLAVMLGVRRAGVTVALHLLEGKGLIRSTRRQIVILNRRGLIEEAHGSYGAAEEEYRRLIGRHLAR, from the coding sequence ATGGAAGACGAACAATTGAATTTTCGGAATGAACTTTTGCGCGCCATGGGGCCGCAAGAGCGCGAGCTTCTGCTGCCTCATCTTGAGCCGGTTACTCTGGATGTCCCCTTGATCCTGGAAACGGAGCATACGCCGGTCAGCGACGTCTACCTGCTTGAATCGGGCCTTGCCTCGATCGTGGCGCGGTTTCCGGGCGGACGGGACATTGAAGTGGGGATCGTCGGCCGCGAGGGCATGACCGGCGCCGCGGTCGTACTCGGCGGCAACCAGTCGGCGAACCGTACATTCATGCAGGTCTCCGGACACGGTTTCAAATTGCCGGCGCGTATCCTGTCTGCCGCGATGGAAGAGAGCCGTTCTCTGCGCGGCTTGCTTCTTGCCTATGTCCAGGCGCTTCTCGCGCAAACGACATCGACCGTCCTGGCCAATGGCCATGCGAAACTTGAGGAGCGCCTTGCCCGCTGGTTGCTGATGGTTCATGACCGGACCGACGGCATGACCATCTGGTTAACCCACGAATTCCTGGCCGTGATGCTTGGGGTTCGCCGCGCCGGCGTGACCGTCGCGTTGCACCTGCTTGAGGGCAAGGGCCTGATCCGTTCCACCCGGCGGCAGATCGTCATTCTCAATCGGCGCGGACTGATCGAAGAGGCGCACGGCTCCTATGGAGCAGCCGAAGAGGAATATCGGCGTTTGATCGGAAGACACCTTGCGCGTTGA
- a CDS encoding Crp/Fnr family transcriptional regulator, with the protein MQPKENRLLALLPEHEYAAVVAHLEPCAIPRGHIIVPADATIEHAYFPCSGIGSVINISPEGNRVEAGLFGRDGFAPVAAAIGAGISVPEVTVQVPGFAYRVRQTALLDLMTTQPVFASLLHKVVHVLATQAGFTALSNAVHEIDERLARWILMCHDRVDGNELALTHEFIALMLAVRRPSVTTALHLLEGYRFIRSVRGLVIIRDRAGLEDFASDAYGKAEDEYERLIGPLRKPKRNLTDMSSTRPA; encoded by the coding sequence ATGCAGCCCAAGGAGAATCGCCTGCTGGCTCTCTTGCCGGAGCACGAGTATGCGGCAGTCGTTGCCCATCTCGAGCCCTGTGCCATCCCCCGCGGTCACATCATCGTCCCGGCAGATGCCACGATCGAGCACGCCTATTTCCCATGCTCGGGCATAGGCTCGGTCATCAACATCTCGCCTGAGGGCAATCGCGTCGAAGCGGGATTGTTCGGCCGCGACGGTTTTGCACCGGTCGCGGCGGCGATAGGGGCTGGTATCAGTGTCCCTGAGGTCACCGTCCAGGTGCCTGGTTTCGCCTATCGTGTGCGGCAAACCGCGCTACTGGATCTAATGACAACGCAGCCGGTCTTCGCCAGCCTTCTCCATAAGGTTGTTCATGTTCTGGCGACGCAGGCCGGCTTCACCGCGCTTTCCAACGCCGTCCATGAGATCGACGAGCGGTTGGCCCGCTGGATATTGATGTGCCACGACAGGGTCGACGGCAACGAGCTCGCGCTGACGCACGAGTTCATCGCCTTGATGCTCGCGGTGCGGCGCCCGAGCGTCACCACCGCCCTGCATTTGCTCGAAGGCTATCGTTTCATCCGCTCCGTCCGCGGTCTGGTGATCATCAGGGATCGCGCCGGCCTGGAAGACTTCGCCTCCGACGCCTATGGCAAGGCGGAGGACGAATATGAGCGGCTGATCGGGCCTCTGAGGAAACCGAAGCGCAATCTGACCGACATGTCTTCCACACGCCCGGCCTGA